Genomic window (Thermococcus sp.):
TTGACAGCAGAGGGTTCTCAGAGGAGGTCTCACTAGGGGAGCTAGATCCAATGGTCGAGTCGGAGGGTTTGGACTTTGAGCCACCCTTGAGCATGTTCTCAAGTAGGTCATCCTCCCCACTAAGTATTTCATCTATCCATGAGGTGGGCTTCTTTTTCTTCCTCTCATCTTCGTCGAAGAGCAAAACTCAGCCCCCCGCATTCCATTCAACATGATATCTTATTTCAACGCTGTTTCCAAGGAATATTATCCAGACCGGGAAATTGATGCCGGCCTCTTTCGGGGGTTTCACTACGGGAGACCCAACCTTAACCCCAGTTAGGAGGGTGTTTGACAACTGGAACAAGTTCGAGGTGGCCAGAAGGGACTGAGTCTGGACCTGGTGCCTCTCCGGCGGCTTAAGTCCCCTGTACTTCCAAACGAATTCGTCCATGTACTCCCTGTAGGTCATTGTGTAGTTTGGGGTAAAGCCATACATCTTTGCGCCTTGGAATATGATGGGGATGGACACCGCGAAGAACGTGTTAAAGACACCCGCCTTGTTGGGAGCGTTTGTGAGACGGAATGTGACGGTTCCCCGATAGCTAAGAACCCGGATGTATCCGTCATCAAGGGGGAACATCGACTTGACCGAGAGTATCAGGGGGGTGTTCACGAGCTGGGGGTAGATGACGCCGCACCCGAGGGGTGAAAGCTTGTCCGCTGTCACAATGTGGCCGGTGTAGTTATCACTCCCGTTGTATGTTATATCGGTCAACCTAGAAGAGTCCCCGCAGGCGGACTTGTAGTCCCTCATCCGCAGGAGGTAGGAGTTGTTGTAGGGGATGCGGAAGTTCACGACAACGGTCTCATAGGGCATGAGCCAGAAACCGATGTAGTAATTCAGGGAAGTCATCTCCAAGTTGGAGGGGATATGATAGGAAGTGCCGTTGGAGCGGTAGGAGGTCATCCCCTCATTGCCGGAGAGTCTTATAACGTGAAAGTCATACCTAGGGTTAACGACGACGAACTTGGGGAAGGGGGCGGTGTTGACGACGGTGACGTTTAGATCAACCATGACCTCCCCGAGAATGCCTATGTTGTTGTATGGCTTCCCATCCGGGGTTGTGCCTGGGAGGGTGTAAGTCTCTGCACTAACCAGAGAAGAGACTAACAAAAGGATAAAGAAAGTTGCTAAGAGGCGCTTCACTTCCACCACCTCACGTTGAAACCTTGGCTATGTACACGTAGTTCTGGTTCTGGAGTATATCTGGCACGAATATTGAGGGAACCTTGATGATAACGAGCATTGGGGTGTTTGAGTCAAAGGTCTCAAGGGCCGTGCTCTTCTCGAGATCGAGAACCTTCCAACCGTAGGCGTTGAGTTCGGCTTTCACTTGGTCGCTCGACTGTATCTTTCCAGCGGCTATGGCCTTAAGTATCTCGGCGAGGTTGACGTTGTAGGAGTAGCTTGCGGAGGAACTCTGACTACTGCTCTGGCTGTTGGAGTAGGTGTTCTGTGAAGAGGAGCTGTCAGACATGGTGTTCCCTCCCGGCGAAACGGAGCTTGACTGGGTCTCACCGTAGGTGGTAGATGAGGAGGTGGAGCTTGAACCAGACTGGCTCTGGGATTCACTAACGGAGATCGTGCCTTCCTGAACCGGGAGGAGGACGAGTTCAAAGTAGCCATCGATTGAGGTAGTATTCCTGCCCTGGATGTAAATCTCTATCTTGTCACCAGGGGACAAGAACGCGCCGTCTATATTCTTCCTTGGAAGGACGAGCGAAAGCTCAACCCACTGAACCTTGAGAACTCTATACTTCATAAGTTCCTTGTAGTCGAGTATTCCACCGAGGATTGCCTTGGCGTCAGCCGCGGAAACTAACTCCCTGACCCCATTGTATTCAAGGATAACACTACCATGGCCCTGCTCCGCGAGCTGATCTATGCGCCAGAACTTGTAATCCCTCCAAAGCTCAAGGAGGTACGGGTCTGGGTTAACCGCGTTAACCTCCCCTGGGGTCGTGGCGGAGTTAACCCTGTCTTCAAGGGAATTCATGTACGTTACAGCTTTGTTCTTTATGGCATCCGGCAGTGGCATCGAGAGAAACGGCTGGAAGGAGGCCTCAATCTCCGTAATCTTCTGCGCTTTGGTTATGTTAAGCTGCTTCTCAGACTCGACCTGCTGAATGTGCTCAATGCAGGCGTTATACTTCTTCAGCGCGAAGTCGTAGTAGTCCCTAACGTCTATAGCGTTAAGCTCCCCCAGGGTCTTGGCGTTGACGATCTGGTTGACGAGCTTCGTCCTTATCACTATAACATCCTTAGTACAGTTTGTGTTATTGAAAACGGAGGACTTGAAATAGGTGTTAACCTCCGCGAGTTTCTTGGCGCGGGCCTTGCTTATCTCGCTTGCAGTGCGGTTCTGAAGGTACATGTAAGCACCAGCGGAGACTGCGAGGATTATTATTAATATTATAGCCGCCCCAAGGATAACCCTCTTCTTCCGCTCCTTGGCGCGTATACTCCCTATGGAACGGGGTCTTCTGGGGGGTTTCTTAGCTGGAGCGGGTTTTGGGGCAATGGGCGGCTCAGGTTCCGCACTGGCTTTACCAAGCTCTCTCAGGCGGCGAATCTTCGCCTCGATATCCTCAGACACGTTGAGCACCACCATCAAAGTTATCGTAAGTTATTCCTCATGCTTGATAGCTTTTTGAACTCCAATCTTTATTTAGATTTCGGTAAAATTGTGGAGAGATTGAAAGTCAAAGTCGTTGAAATACGCGGGAAATGCCCCCGTTTTCGAACTCGAGAGTAGAATAGTAATCAAGGACTAATAATAGCTGACTATGATAACTAATAAAGAGACAGATGTGATATGCATCCATCTTTGCCCCCTTATACGGATGGAGAAATGGTCATATTTGAGATAACGGTGAGGAGAAATGAAGGCGAGAAAAGCTTGGGGGATAACGAGAGAAGCAGTTGAGGAAGGGGACATGGTGGTTGAAGTGATTGACGCCAGAGATCCCCTGGGAACTAGGAACAGGAAGCTTGAGAGGCTTGTCCAAGAGGAAGGGAAACCACTCCTAATAGTAATGAACAAAGCAGATTTGGTTCCAAAGGAGTGGGTCGAGGAGTACAAGAAAAAGAGTGAGATTCCAGTGGTCTTCATCTCCGCCAAGAACAGGAAAGGGACCGGAATCCTGCGAAGAGAGATAAAAAGGCTCGCAAAACCGCTCCTCGAAGAGAAAGAGAGGGTGGAGGTTGCCATAATAGGCTATCCCAACGTTGGAAAGAGCACAATAATCAACACACTCAAGGGAAAAAAGGCAGTTAGAACGGCTCCTATACCCGGTTATACCAAGGGAAAACAACTCATAAGGTTAAGTAAAAGAATATGGCTCCTCGACAGCCCGGGAGTGATCCCAATAGACGACTTCGACGAGTTGGTCATAAAGGGGGGCTTTCCGGCGGACAAGATAGAGGAACCGGTTAAACCCGCTTTAAAGCTAATCTCACGCATTTTGAAAACGAGGAAAGAAGCGATAACCGAGAGGTTTGGAATAGAGGAGTTCGGAAGTGAAGAGGAAATACTAAGGAAGCTCGGCGAGAGACGCGGATTAATAAATGCTGGCAGAGAGGTGGATTTGGAGGAAACCGCTCGTTGGCTCCTCCGCGAGTGGCAGACCGGTCGCTTTACGCTCTTTGGAACGGAGGGGAAGAAAAAGGACAGATTCATCTGGGACTTTGAGGATATCCTAAAAGGTGTTGAGAAGGACATGCTCCTCGATCCGAGGGGAATCCTGTGGAAGTACGGGGATGAATTGAAAAATAGGCTGGACGGCAGAAAGCGCGTCGGGATTATGGAGATAGAAACCCTCACCGTTGGAATAGCGACCGGCTTCAAGAAGTGCGATGGTGGGATAAAACTTTTAGAAGAACTCACCGGGAAGAGCGTCATAGCGAGCGAGTGCTTTGGAAAGAAATGGAAGGGTGTAGTAGCGGTGATGGAGTGAGAACCATGAGGCTCCTTCTAACCACATCTCAGGGAATTGAGGATTTGGCGAGTGCTGAGATACGTTCACTGCTGGACAGAATCGGAATTCCGTTTCAGGTGGAGGAAAGGCCGTTGGGCGTTGAGGGGAGGGTTCTTGCCGAGGTTGGAGAAGCTTTCTACACTGACGAAAAGGGCAGGAGACGGAGGATGAGCATTCCAACCTACCTAAACGAACGTTCAAGGCTCCTCCACAGGGTCATCCTAGAGATAGCAAGCGAGCGCTTTGAAGACATCGGGAACGAGGAGCCGGAGGCAGCCCTCAAAAGGATAGGGGACTTCGTTTCAGGCCTTCCACTGGAAATGCACGTCAAAGTAAGTGAGAGCTTTGCCGTGAGGAGCTTTAGGAAGGGGGAGCATAAAATAACGAGCGTTGATGTAGCAAAAACCGTTGGAAAGGCAATCTTTGACCGCCTTTCCTGCTTCGGCACGCCGAAGGTCAACCTTGACCATCCAGCGGTGATCTTCAGGGCCGAACTGATAGGTGATATCTTCTTCCTCGGGATTGACACTACCGGCGACAGTTCCCTCCACAAGAGACCGTGGAGAGTTTATGACCATCCAGCACACCTCAAGGCCAGCATAGCGAATGCCCTCATAGAGCTGGCCAATCCCGATGGAGGTCCTTTCATTGACCCCTTCTGCGGAAGTGGGACGATTCCAATCGAGCTCGCCCTGAGGGGCTATCCCGGGAGGGTAATCTGCCTTGAGAAATATGGGAAGCATCTCCGCGGGGCGGAGATGAACGCCCTCGCGGCAGGGGTGCACGAGGGGATTGAGTTTATCCTCGGCGACGCGACGAGGCTGAGCGAATACGTTGATAGAGTTGACTTTGCCGTCAGCAATCTTCCCTACGGCCTGAAGATAGGGAGGAAGAGCATGATGCCAAAGTTGTACTCGGAGTTCTTCATGGAGCTGGCAAAAGTCCTTGAAAAGCGCGGTGTCTTCATAACGACAGAGAAGAGGGCAATAGAAACGGCCCTAGAGGAAAACGGCTTCAAAATCAAGCACCACAGGCTCATAGGACACGGCGGGTTGATGGTTCATACATACGTGATTGGGTAGACAACTCTATAGAAACTATAAAAAACATACAGATATTTAGAGTTATATAGAAGCATGATCTAAACTATATTCTATTGCGACAAAATTTATAATTAAGCCGAGGAAGATGCCCACCGGTGGGGCCTATGAAACGGATTATAGCCTTGTCCGCGATTTTCCTACTGGTCGCTACCGTGGCGGCCAGCGGATGCATAGGGCAGAGTAGCACTGCACTCACTTCAAGCAGATCAACTCAAACTATATCCCTCCGCACAACAGGTGCCACATTTCCCATGTACCAAATTCAGAAATGGATTAAGACTTATCAGAGCTCCCATCCCAACATCAAAATTGAATATCAAGGGGGGGGAAGTGGATACGGTCAGGAAACGTTTCTAAAAGGGCTTACCGACATCGGCCGAAGCGACCCTGCTGTCAGCGCCGATATGTGGAAAAAATTCTTATCAACCGGGGATCAGCCCCTCCAGTTCCCGGAAATAGTCGGTGCTGTTGTTGTAGTGTACAACGTGCCTGGAATTGGAACAGGGTTAAGGTTAAGCCGGGCCGTTCTTGCCAAAATATTCCTCGGAGAAATTCAATACTGGGATGACCCGTCCATAAAGAGCCTCAACCCGAACCTAAAGCTCCCCCATAAGAGGATAATAGTCATTCACAGAAGTGATGCCAGCGGGACAACGAAGATATTCACCACATACCTCAGCCTCATAAGTAGCGAATGGGCCAAGAAAGTTGGAGCAGGTCTGGTAGTAAACTGGCCGGTTGACAGGCTCGGAAGGGGATTGGCCGGGAAGGGCAACCCCGGGGTTGTGGCCATACTTAAAAACACCCCGTACAGCATAGCGTACACGGAACTCTCCTATGCTATAAAAGACAACCTGACGGTTGCGGCCCTACAAAACAAGGCGGGAAACTTCGTTCTGCCAACGAACACAACCATAAAATCTGCAGTTTTAGCGATTAAATCTTACATCCCCTCACCAACCGAGGGCTATAAAGAAAACCTCACGCAACTCCTGGATGCACCGGGGAAGAACTCCTACCCGATAGTCGCCTTTACTCACCTCCTCGTGTGGGAAAACAAAGATGGGAAGCACTACAGCAAGGAGAAGGCTGAGGCGATAAAAGCATTTCTAAAGTGGATACTCACCGAAGGACAGAAGCCCCAGAACCTCGCGCCCGGCTACGTCGGCCTACCGAAGGAGGTGGCAGAGATCGGCCTTAAAGCCGTTGACATGATCAAAACTTGAGTTGTCCCTTTTTTATTCTAGAAAATCGGGAAGTGATAGCATGGAAGTAATGAGGAAACTGGATGTGTTTGACATAGTATCCTTCCCCGTAATCCTAGTAATATTCCTGCTCTTTGCTGGAATGCTCTTTGTGTTTTTCAAAAACGCCCTTCCTGCACTGGAACATTTTGGAATAGATTTGTACATCAAGAACATCTGGCAAGCCGCCTCAGTTCCGCAGAAGGAGGTATACGGTATAGCCGCAGCCCTCTGGGGAAGCTTTTACACGTCCCTCATTGCGATCCTGATTTCCCTTCCCATATCAGCCGCGTTTTCTGTCTTTATCGTTGATTACGCTCCCAGGGGACTGAAAAACACCCTCGCGATACTCTCCGACGTGATGGCTGGCCTGCCCACCATAATATACGGTATATGGGGGGCCTTTATCCTAGTGCCGTTCCTGAGGCACTGGGTCATGGAACCCCTCTACAGGTATTTTTCATTTATACCCTTCATCCACTATCCTCCCGTTGGGGGGTACAGTTACTTCTCTGCTGGAGTTCTTCTGGCAATAATGATCACCCCCTTTGTCTCAGCAATTATACGCGAGGCATATCAGATGATCCCATTTACATACAGGGAAGCGGCATACGCCGTTGGGGCCACCAAGTTTGAGGCCACGCGGATACTCCTCGGCTACATCAAGCCAGCGATGGTCTCCGGGATAATCCTGGGGTTTGGAAGGGCAGTTGGGGAGACTATAGCGGTGAGTCTCGTCATAGGCAACACGTTCAACCTGACCTACAAACTCTTCGCACCGGGGTATACCATCTCCTCACTCATAGCCAATCAATTTGGCAACGCTTTTCTCTACACCTACATGACGTCCACCCTGTTTGCCGCTGGCCTAGCGCTCTTCGCCATAGGGCTTACTGTCAACATAATAGGGATTCACATGCTCAGGAGGTGGGAGAAGAATGTTCAGGTTTAATCCCAACCGAAAAGCGGTGGAAAAAGGTTTTCTGTTTACCATCGGCCTCCTTACAGTGGTCGCCGTGCTCCCCCTCTTTTACATACTATACACCGTAACCCTGA
Coding sequences:
- the pstC gene encoding phosphate ABC transporter permease subunit PstC codes for the protein MRKLDVFDIVSFPVILVIFLLFAGMLFVFFKNALPALEHFGIDLYIKNIWQAASVPQKEVYGIAAALWGSFYTSLIAILISLPISAAFSVFIVDYAPRGLKNTLAILSDVMAGLPTIIYGIWGAFILVPFLRHWVMEPLYRYFSFIPFIHYPPVGGYSYFSAGVLLAIMITPFVSAIIREAYQMIPFTYREAAYAVGATKFEATRILLGYIKPAMVSGIILGFGRAVGETIAVSLVIGNTFNLTYKLFAPGYTISSLIANQFGNAFLYTYMTSTLFAAGLALFAIGLTVNIIGIHMLRRWEKNVQV
- the pstS gene encoding phosphate ABC transporter substrate-binding protein PstS, which gives rise to MKRIIALSAIFLLVATVAASGCIGQSSTALTSSRSTQTISLRTTGATFPMYQIQKWIKTYQSSHPNIKIEYQGGGSGYGQETFLKGLTDIGRSDPAVSADMWKKFLSTGDQPLQFPEIVGAVVVVYNVPGIGTGLRLSRAVLAKIFLGEIQYWDDPSIKSLNPNLKLPHKRIIVIHRSDASGTTKIFTTYLSLISSEWAKKVGAGLVVNWPVDRLGRGLAGKGNPGVVAILKNTPYSIAYTELSYAIKDNLTVAALQNKAGNFVLPTNTTIKSAVLAIKSYIPSPTEGYKENLTQLLDAPGKNSYPIVAFTHLLVWENKDGKHYSKEKAEAIKAFLKWILTEGQKPQNLAPGYVGLPKEVAEIGLKAVDMIKT
- the trm14 gene encoding tRNA (guanine(6)-N2)-methyltransferase, whose translation is MRLLLTTSQGIEDLASAEIRSLLDRIGIPFQVEERPLGVEGRVLAEVGEAFYTDEKGRRRRMSIPTYLNERSRLLHRVILEIASERFEDIGNEEPEAALKRIGDFVSGLPLEMHVKVSESFAVRSFRKGEHKITSVDVAKTVGKAIFDRLSCFGTPKVNLDHPAVIFRAELIGDIFFLGIDTTGDSSLHKRPWRVYDHPAHLKASIANALIELANPDGGPFIDPFCGSGTIPIELALRGYPGRVICLEKYGKHLRGAEMNALAAGVHEGIEFILGDATRLSEYVDRVDFAVSNLPYGLKIGRKSMMPKLYSEFFMELAKVLEKRGVFITTEKRAIETALEENGFKIKHHRLIGHGGLMVHTYVIG
- a CDS encoding DUF515 domain-containing protein, yielding MVVLNVSEDIEAKIRRLRELGKASAEPEPPIAPKPAPAKKPPRRPRSIGSIRAKERKKRVILGAAIILIIILAVSAGAYMYLQNRTASEISKARAKKLAEVNTYFKSSVFNNTNCTKDVIVIRTKLVNQIVNAKTLGELNAIDVRDYYDFALKKYNACIEHIQQVESEKQLNITKAQKITEIEASFQPFLSMPLPDAIKNKAVTYMNSLEDRVNSATTPGEVNAVNPDPYLLELWRDYKFWRIDQLAEQGHGSVILEYNGVRELVSAADAKAILGGILDYKELMKYRVLKVQWVELSLVLPRKNIDGAFLSPGDKIEIYIQGRNTTSIDGYFELVLLPVQEGTISVSESQSQSGSSSTSSSTTYGETQSSSVSPGGNTMSDSSSSQNTYSNSQSSSQSSSASYSYNVNLAEILKAIAAGKIQSSDQVKAELNAYGWKVLDLEKSTALETFDSNTPMLVIIKVPSIFVPDILQNQNYVYIAKVST
- a CDS encoding GTPase; amino-acid sequence: MKARKAWGITREAVEEGDMVVEVIDARDPLGTRNRKLERLVQEEGKPLLIVMNKADLVPKEWVEEYKKKSEIPVVFISAKNRKGTGILRREIKRLAKPLLEEKERVEVAIIGYPNVGKSTIINTLKGKKAVRTAPIPGYTKGKQLIRLSKRIWLLDSPGVIPIDDFDELVIKGGFPADKIEEPVKPALKLISRILKTRKEAITERFGIEEFGSEEEILRKLGERRGLINAGREVDLEETARWLLREWQTGRFTLFGTEGKKKDRFIWDFEDILKGVEKDMLLDPRGILWKYGDELKNRLDGRKRVGIMEIETLTVGIATGFKKCDGGIKLLEELTGKSVIASECFGKKWKGVVAVME